In Zingiber officinale cultivar Zhangliang chromosome 9B, Zo_v1.1, whole genome shotgun sequence, the genomic window atgtttatctccaagaaaACTATAATTACAATGAGACTTTCTCACTTGTGtcgacgaaagactcccttagggtagttcattatgatttggagctacATCGAATAGACGTAAAAactgcattcctcaatggagacatagaagaatctatatatatggtgcaaccagagaactttgagtctaaggactcaaagcacctagtatatagattaaagaaatccatttatggtTTAGAACAAACGTCCCGTCAGTGGtatcaaaaatttgatcaagtggttacctcatATGGTTTTAAAGAAATTTCGTTGATTAGtgtatatatgtcaagttcagtgggagcaagtttgttatgCTTATTTTATACGTGGATGATATATTGctttaggggtgtcaattcgggtgggtcgggtcgggtcgagttgggtcgggttgagttttttttttttttaacccaacccgaacccgagttcaacccaaaacacctcaacctgaacccgaacccgaccaacccgatcaattcgaacccgacccatataactcgaaaatccgattcaaaacgacttttttgggctattttccttataattcttcacttttatctcaatactccatcattatcatacaaacatgatattaatatacataaaaacatctaaatttttaaaataaaatttgatttaacccaaaaaaaaaaccccacaaaaccctatatttaagtcaacccgggtcaacccgaacctcgggttgggtcgtcgggtcgggttcatttttgacacccctatatTGCTTGCTAGCAATAATAAGGGTCTGCTACATCAAACCAAGTCATTGCTATctgataattttgaaatgaaagatcttagtgAAACATTCTTTGTTTTAGGCATACGGATCTATCGTGATGGTTCAAGAGATATTCTTGGACTTTTACAACGGGCtttatattgaaaaggtgcttataagaTATGGTATGCAAAACTGTACACCTGGTGACACACTTGTGttaagaggtgacaagttcagccTGCAACAGTGTCCAccacttgaacttgaaataaaggagatggaacaATTCTCATATGCGTCAGCAATGGGAAGTCTCATATATGCATAAGTTTGTACTCAACTAGATATAGCGTTTATAGTAGGAATGTTAGGCAGATATGTTAATAACCCAGGATCGTTACACTAGAAAGCGATTAAGAGAGTGATATGGTATTTGCAAAAAACTAAATGACATATGCTCACATATCATAGATCAGAGCatctggaggtgattggatattcagactccgaTTTTGCTAGATGCTTAGATAGCAGGAGATCCACTTCGGGCTATATTTTCACGCTTGTTGGAGGGCTATATCTTAGAAGAGCGTCAAGCAGATGCTAGTAGTCACTTCTACTATGGAAGCTGAGTTGGTAGCATGCTACGAAGCATCCAATCACGAGATTTGACTGCAGAACTTTATCACAACATTAATGTTAGGTTGCtgaggatctactgtgataataaagtcgTAGAACTTTATGCTAAGAACAATCGCAATTCATCAAAGTCTAAGCACATCGACATCAAATTTCTAGTGGTTAAAGGAGTTAGTCAAATTTTGATAGAGCACATCAGCACAGATTCTATGTTGgtcgatccactcaccaaagggtGCCTAAGATAtttcatgcgcatgttgtggatatgggagtccttcttatggaagaagaactcatctaatgggagtctgtatttattttattgctctatatttgataataaagacaaatattttgttttgattattgtacatacttaaagttcaaaacattaatgggaatttatatgtttgtttgacactctgaatatgatatcatcatttactactactatttagcatttggtgtttgtaaatatgatatagaccttttggaatcataagaatgatcatgatttgctattacagtttagcataaagtattttgtAAATATGATCTATCTTTTAAGGTTATCTTAGGACCAGTTAAAAATTGGCATGTACTGATtgcatttcatgtaattttcactctacacatCTACATCTTAATATAggtcattaatgacattggtattgtgattactgttggggcttgttacgatcatatacaaTAGCTATGACCTTTTTAGtcctataccaatgaagttaatagACCAGATTGTTTACAAGGGTATTCTATACCCATAAAGTttaatatcaactaaagttttacttataTTTCATATACAACTCGCAAATatcccaagtgggagattgttggttatTATCTATAATTGGTAGACTTAATTGTAAGTTGTGCATATGAGTACAAATTGAActcattaaagtgatctaacttaggctTATTGGGTTTCGGTTATTAGATGTAGACcttgtatgtgtagaacctatagtcccgcatctattatcatctatgggttgataatagatgtccactatatatagggtttgtcccaagggtttagggtttaatcTTGACAGAGCCTTTAGTTCTCCATTGACCTAAAGCTTTTCGGAGTCGTCACCCCTAAGCCTCTTGGAAGACCTTCCTTTTCTTTCCGCTGCATCTTCTTTCACAGAGATTATTTCTGGACGACGCTAAAGACAAGGATCACTCTTCAATCATGTTCTTTGTCATATTTgtttatgctttatgttatgatgtcatgttctcgatgaaacgaaaattcatgctcatatgttcttgtaTTCCCTATATTTGAATTCTTATGTGGTTCTTAGAATCCATGCGGTTAGGTTTTTTACAAGAACCATCGTAGTTCACTTTTACAATGAGGCACCAAGCTGGAAGTCTAAATCACGTCACGGATGCCTTGAATCGATATTCTTCATTACTCACCACCTTGAGTACTAGCGTTGCAGGTTTGAGGTTTTCCAGATATGTACACAACTGACCCATCATTCAGAAGAATATATTACTCTTTAAGGTAAAAGATCATGAGCGAGCTTCATAACGAGAGGTACTTCAGGCATGATAAAATGTTAGCCCTCATTTCTTCGATTTTTATTGCCAAAGTTGACGAGCGATGCGACCCATTTTATAGACCGATGTTCTCACCAATGCAAGTTTGTACACTTTCTTACCAGTCTCTAAAGCTCCTTGATTCAATGTTAGCATGGATTTTATGTTAGGATTACCCCGCACCCAACAAATCTCAAATTAGATTCTTGTTGTAGTTGACAAATTCTCAAAGATGACACATTTCATAACTTGTAGGAAGACTATGGATGCTACACAAATTGCCCATCTTTACTTCAAGGAGATCGTGTGTTTACATGACATTTCTCGGTCCATGATTTCAGATCAAGATACCAAGTTCCTTCGTCATTTATGGAAAAACTTACGAGGAAAATTAGGTACGTAGTTGAACTTTAGCAATGCCTACCACCCTCAGACAAATGGACAAATCGAGGTGGTGAATCGGAGCCTAAGCAACCTTATGAGATGTCTCACCAGGACTAAGCTGAATCAGTAAGACTTAGCGTTACCTCAAACATAGTTTGCCTACAACAAATAAAGAAACAAAACCACAGGATTAAGtccttttgagattgtctatGGGCAGAACTCATCCGGGGTTTTGGATTTAGCCCCTATCCCACGTATAGGATGATTTAGTCCTAAAGCCGATGAGATGACAGAGCATCTTTGGAACATTCATGAATAAGTGAAACTGGCAATTCATGATAACAATATCAAATACAAGACTCGGGTTGATAGTCATTTGGTACTTTTTGAGGTCGGAGATTTTGTCTGGGCTTATTAACTCGCGATCATTTTCCTGTTGGTGAGTATAACAAGCTGAGGGATCAAAAGATTGGACCATGTGGGATACTGTAGAATATAAACGATAATGCCTACAGATTGCACCTTCCTAGTCATTTGAAGACTTCTAATGTCTTCTATATGAAACACTCGACTCCTTACAGACACTGATGAAGCTACTATGAACTCGAGGATCAGTTCTTTTCAACCCGAGGCGACTGATGCAGGATCAACATTGGAGGACCCAATTTTCCGGAGGACATAACATTTAATTTGAGACTCGAAATGTGGTCACACGTGCAGAATTCAAAAATCTACATTTGTTATGAACTGCCAATTTTCTGCCCAAATTCCACCGTTTAGACTCTTTTAAAAGTCTTTATACTAGTTTtaataattttcatttttatgGTATTTAGAGTAAGTTTTGGTATTTCTGATATTTAGAGGTTAGGAATTTTCTATATCAACGTTATGTTTTATTAATTTATGTctattacaaattttttttttggtaaggtttctttcctttccttACAAGATTAGAATTGAGGTCTAAAATttaggatttctttccttgttaaGTCTTAGGGTTCAGATGTCCTTGTTAAGTCTTAGGGTCCAGATGAAGAAGGATGCTTTATTCTTAATAAAGTTTTCCTTTTTAGTgatttctcttcttgtcttttcCTCAATTCCTCCTTCTCATCTGCTCGCAGGATAATCGGTATCTTGCCCGGCATGTAAACAAGAGGGAAGATTTTTTTAATTCTTTCTTCCTCTCCACCTATCTATCTATACCTTCTTTTTCCTACCATCAGTAGTAAACAAGGGCTGTAACATTCTACTCATGCAAGGAGGAAAGATGCACGAGTTACTTTGCTTATCTGATAGTAAGTCAGTCATTCTATTGTTAGATAGGGATTTTCTTATCATTTTCCTTCACTAATTCATTTCTCTCCTACTTCTTGATCTTATTTTCCTCCAAGTATATACAAAGGAATACCAATAGACGACTAGATGTACCAATTACAACAAATAGATTGTCAAAATTGTTGATTGTCTGCAAATTGCTTGAGTTGAAAGTCTATTCACAGTTCAATCTAAAGGCTGCAAATACGTTCTCTAATTGAGATTAATATCTGAGGCATTACATGAGAGGCATTTAAGATAATATTAAAACATGAAACATACAATATGAGCAAAAGAtcgaaatatgaaaatatttatttcataaaTTAAAAGGTCGTAAGAATAGAAAACATAACAAATTTTTAACATGGCTCCTGAATAAATTAAATGTCAAGAAGATTATCATAATCTTTATCATTAGATATTGAATAGATTTAAAATAAAGACGAAAAATTCTTAGAAATGAACTTTATGTTCAATTAGTGACTGTAGCAAGAGCCACAGATTTCTTGTAAATTAAGTAAAATGTAAAAAACTCAAAATCAAATATCTTAGTTACAATATAgaacatttaaaatttatttgcttTTATTTGGTCAAGAAAATGTATTTATTTTGCCAATGTAAACGATCTTAGTTGCAGACTGTCAGGACtgctcaaaaaaaaaaaggaaaaaggaaaaaggaaaaagaaagaaagaaacaaagatctaGGGCTAGTAAATCGCAGATGCTCTCAAAAGCTATAATAAGATTCCAACCAACCTGATCTCCGGCGAAATCGAATGTCCAGGAGTACGTCAACGGCGCTAAATCCTTGCCGGTCATGAACCGGTGCGCCTGCCTGAGCAACTGCACCATCGAGTACACCATGGCTATCGCCGCGACAGAcaacaagtacctacaaggcaaaAATTTCCCACCGCCACTTCAATCCCAAAGCCAAACGCATCCAAAGGCATCAACTCGAACATCAACAACCGATCGAGCGCACCGGTACTCCTGGTAGCGGTCGAAGTTCATCCATCCGCCTTGCTTGTTGGAGGCCAGCAAGGCGACGGCGACGAGCGAGAAGACCCAAGCCAGCGCGCGGAGCACTAACCCGGCCTTCTCCAAGAGGTCCTCCCTCTTCCACCTTCGCACCACGGAGCGCACTACCTTGCTTCCGTCGTCGGCGCCACCAGCGGCCGGGGTGATCGGAGGATCTTTCTCGACAACCGGAGGCGGCACAGGGGCCACCACCGGCACGATCGACCTAGCTACTTCGGCGTTCTCGTCGGAGGACACTGCGACTGTCGAGTCCATTGTGAGTTTGTGACCGTGGGGGCGATTGCGGAATCAGGCAGCGTGGGAAGGGAACGAGAAGCCAAGCAGGCCTCGTAGTGGAGAGTGGGGACGGCCAAGTGTGGGAATCGACGACTAACGATAACTCTGGATACACATTTACCCGAATGGGCCCTAGCGATCCACCAATGGTAACCGCGAGCAGAATGCGAGTATTGAACCGAGTGAGCGAAGTGTTGAGTCGAGGTTGGGGAATTGGCAAAGAACGGTGGGAGGCAGATGGCACTGCTCAGTGATTCGCTTCTGAATAACAAAATTACCTTATACACAATTTTTAAATAGCGAAAAATTaaatagatttttattaagcatccCTCTCcacttttttttaaataatttatctaaaatatccttatattttctgatCATGCTAATTTCTATAATATATTATTTGATTCAGGTAGAAGTTAGATTGTTAgcttaattttatatattaacacTTAATACATTTAAATGAACCTAGTTTAATTTACAATTCAATGTAAAAGTTAACatataatttttacaatatatAGTAACCACTGGCTAACTTCTATATACTGTAAAAATTAACAGCGCTAaatataaagatatttttaaaataggggatatttatttatttggagGAGCACTTCAATATGATCCTTCTGTTAATTCGGAGGGTCTTTTTAATTTTTGTCCGTTATAAATAACAAATTAAATTATAAGATCATATTTTTTGGGGGGAAAAAATCCATGCTATAAAACTAGCTAGACAGTAAAAGTTTAGCTGCTTTAACCCGTTGTTGCTCTGCAATTTCTGCTAAATCCTACTGCCAAAACTCTATGTGAGCTCACTATTACACTATTTGAGATAGatcattcaaagaaaaaaaatgtcaaaaaaaaaaaaacagaaatgaaCTAGTGATTTTAATAGCCAATTCACATGCTTCTCCGTAAAAAACACCAGTAAATCCACCTTGAATGTCTCAAAGTGCTCGAGCTTTGCTATAACTTGTCAGCTATTTTGCCTAGAGCGTCTGCGAGTTTGCCTAGAACATCAAGCAAGCTCTTAGCTTGGTCCTTCCTTAGATCTCTGTCCAATTGGCAGTTGAGGTTTTGTGCTTCTAATTGCGCTGTCAGCATTCTGCTGTTCCTTTCTAGGACCTCAATCAGTCTGCCCTGCAGCTGCAGGTCGCTGTCTTCTGCTGCTGCTTCTGGCGATGTCCGTCTCCGCTTCTGTCCCTGGTGCGAGTGCGAAGGGGAGCCCTTCTCAGGGATGTCATCGTCATCACCATCATTATCatcctcatcttcttcttcttcttcttcttggttgttTTTAGGCGTTGCTACATAAATCCAATTATGTATCAGATAATTATACTAAACTGTTGATTGATTGAATGAATTGACAGCATTCTACTTTGCCTCTCGAATGCTACAGCAACAAGAATCATTCAATAAATCCATCATTTGATTCTGGTTATAGCTATATGCCACCAGAGTTTGCTTGTACTACTAACTTATTAGAAACCCACACCACAGAAGCTAAGAGAAAGATTGAGAGAGCTCGAGagattaataaataaatagaacTTTAGGGTTTAGGTATCCTCCTTTCAAA contains:
- the LOC122025225 gene encoding CASP-like protein 4B2 isoform X1, encoding MDSTVAVSSDENAEVARSIVPVVAPVPPPVVEKDPPITPAAGGADDGSKVVRSVVRRWKREDLLEKAGLVLRALAWVFSLVAVALLASNKQGGWMNFDRYQEYRYLLSVAAIAMVYSMVQLLRQAHRFMTGKDLAPLTYSWTFDFAGDQVMAYLLISASSAAIPITDRMRREVVNSFTDISVVAISMTLLSFVALGSCSLISGFKVARRSYF
- the LOC122025225 gene encoding CASP-like protein 4B2 isoform X2, which produces MDSTVAVSSDENAEVARSIVPVVAPVPPPVVEKDPPITPAAGGADDGSKVVRSVVRRWKREDLLEKAGLVLRALAWVFSLVAVALLASNKQGGWMNFDRYQEYRYLLSVAAIAMVYSMVQLLRQAHRFMTGKDLAPLTYSWTFDFAGDQPSQLQIACDGK